TTTTTCTAGTGTTGGCAGTGAATAGGAAGAGACCTTGGTATGTAGTGCCTTTGAAGATGCTCTGAGATGGCTTTAGCAGTATTCAGAAAACAGCATATTGTTTACTGATGGACGTGTTTGTCAGCCGTCATGTATTGTTTGCATTTGATGGTGTTATGAGATATAGCAGAACTGTGTTTGATTGCCAATTTTTGCATGGAAGGAATACTGTATCCAGCAATACGCAATGGCATCAATGTATGTGGGAATCAGCACCTTGTGGCTGgctgattttggtgattatttGAAAAACAAGGGGAAGGTGGATATTGGTGTTTATTTCTGGGGAACGAAGAGAGATCTGACAACAGCATGGAATTGAAGCATTTTTCTTGGAAGTAGTAAGCACGAGATGCCCCATTCGAGTTCTGAATTGAAgggtcttgattttttttttctcctttcaaTTGTTGGAGCAAATAGAAAGGTTTACCACAGTTTAGTCTAACTATTTAATTAAGTGTACAATATAAAGATAGCTTGAAGTCGCAAAAAGCAGCCAAAATATATCAATATCTGTTTCAGAATCCTGTGCTGTAGGCCTATAGTAATTTGACCATTTGAAATAGCTAAGTACAATATCCATTGCATTTACTGGGTTGATTAGTTCTCTTGTATTTTTAGTAATGTTATTATCAAAGCAGTTGATGTTTCTTCCCTAGCATGCTGTCATTGTAATTTCTTAAGCTCAGCGCAGGCTGTTTTGATGTTGTTCTAACCCAAAGCTTAAATATTATCGTGTTTTTTGAGCACTTTGATAACTGTAGCCAGCATGCCTCTCCAAAGATATGCATTGAGCTGCGAACAGGTAATGCAGTTTTTGTATGGGATGGCTGTCTAATGCCAGGTTTTTGTTGCTGAAACTGTTCATATGGTAGCTAGATGGGTAATGTCACCTTCGCTTGCTTTCGTATTCCTGCTTTGAGCttgtaaaaaatattgtaaGCATGGAACGAACCAAATGTTCAAAGTTTTTATTGCTGATATGAAAGATATTTATGAAGATGCACTGATGTAAACCAGTCTTGTTTGTTATGGACTTCTTTTTTGGCCACGATGCTTCAGTTGTGGTTTTCGATAGGCAAATTCGTTGGCCACGCTTTGCATCCATCCTGATGAGACGGCGTAGGTTCGCATGGCACTGGACTCTGCGTATTGTTGACTAGCTTGCTATTGTTGCATTCGTGTCATCGAGTGGTCTCAGGCCCTCTGCCACCACATCTAGAGTTGGCGTTCCTCCATAATTTCATAGAGAGGGGTTCATAAGAGCATACGTTTTTTCATTGCAGGTCGTATGCTGTATCTGCTTCGCTGATATTTTAGCTGAATTTGCTAATTTTTTCGTGAATTTGGAAGCTCGCGGGAATGGGTAGATCGCGAGAGCGTCACCTGCTACCGGATCGCTCTCACTGCCCGATCCTGAAGCTGCCGTCGTGCGGGTCACAGGCCTCCGCGCCTATATGTTCGCGGGGTTGCCGTCTGTGGCACGCGGCCGGCGCCCCGCAGCACGCCGTGCGGCTCCCGCCAAACCCGCGCACGCTGCCGCAAGGAATAGCGCTCCCGTGCACCCGCGCACAGGCACCAGGCGTGCAGAGCCCACCGCACCGGACGGGCGCCTCGATCTCGCTAGCGCATCCCACCCAGCCACTTCGCCCGCGAAACACGAGGCATGTTACGTCGCCCGCTGGGCGCGTCTGACCacgcggcgtcggcgtcggcgtcggcgtcgctACGCGCGGTCACACACTGCCCCTCCGCGCACGCCGCTGCCGCACGCTACCCCCCAACACTAGGTCGCACGAACCGCATGCCGCCGTGCGCGGCCAATCGCACGACGTGGGACCCACCGCTTCCCCGAAGACAATTttgcaaggaaaaaaaaggtttgTTACAGCCAATCTACTGCTAGTTCGTGCTCCGACGGCTATCGGATCCGCTGGCGACGCATCGCGGCCACCCAACAGCCGAAGTGTAAGACGAAAAGCCACCGCAAAGTTTTACGACTGACACGGCTGCGCCGCGCGGGTGTCGGTCAAGTGCCCCACGGCCAGCGgttggcgccgccgccgctgccgcccacCGCCGCTCGCGTGCGCCCACCGCCACCTGTCGCCGCCTAAAGGGAACGCCTCCGTTATAATCCCCCGCACCATGCCGTCCTCCACCACAGCCTCATCACCAACACCATGGCCTCTCCTTCCCCTTCTCCCCCAGCCAACGCGGCGGCCTTCGCCTCCGGCCGGCGCGTGCCGCCCCCGTGCTGGACGCCCGACGAGACCCTCGCCCTCGCGCGGGCCTACACCGCGCGCCGCCTCGCCGTCGGCCGCGAGCACCTGACCTCCGCCGACTGGGCCGCCGTGGCCGCGGCTTCCCCGTCCAAGACCGCCAGGCAGTGCCGCCACAAGGTCGAGaaactccgccgccgcctccgatccagccgccgccgcccctgtcCGCTCCTCGACGCCATTGACCTCCTCGATAGCCCATCCCCGCCGGTCCTGTCCCAGACCCAATCCCCGTCCCTGTCCCTGTCCCCGCCACCAGCAGTTTCTCCCCCTTCTCCTCCCGCGTCCCCGCCCAGGAAGAGGAGGCAGGACGATACCGGAGACGAGGACGGACTGTGCGACGTGGTGGGGGCGCTGAGGGCGATCGGAGAGGGGTTCCTGCgggcggaggagaggaggatggaggCTGCGAGGGAGACGCAGAGGATGCGGATGGAGATGGCGCTCCGGCACCTTGACGCGCAGCGTCGGCTCATGGACGCGCTCGTCGGCCGCATCGTCGACGCCTTGGAATGAAGTGGTGGCGCAAAGGCGTCTCCTTCCAAGGTTTCTTGCTTGTTGCGTACTGGCTGTTTCTTAGCGCTGTTCATATGTGTAGCTGTGACGGATCTGTGATGTAGTTGAAGTGGACAAATTGTAGTTCTTTTGCAGTCTTGTATTGCGGAAATGGAGCGCATCTTATGGAAGAAGAACATGTTATCTTGCCTGTTCCAATTCTATTGCCTGCTTGcttttgtgtattttttttttttagaatgggGAAACCCCATTTCTATTATCACATAACGGAACAAAGTACTTAACAGTATCTTACAATCCATACCGAAAAGATAGAACGATAGTTCTCCAATGCTTACAAATCATATTGAACCAAAAGCTAAACATCCAAGTTTGACCATACGAGATAGAAAAGATAAAGTGCCCAACAGGAAGACAAACCACTCGAATAGAAACTAGTTATTCACTCTATCATCCTCTGCTGAGTTAGAAGTACCTGCATTAGTATTTACATCAGAAATCACCACATCTGAACTAGGAAGCATCAACACAGAAGACATTTGATTTTGTTGAGAAGCCAAAATATTCATCACAGTACTGAGAAGACCTTGCGCACCCTTCATCAAGACTTCCTTATCCATGCCCTTCAAAAGATCTCTAATAGACAAAAAGTTACCCTTCCGTACATCAAATTTCTTATATATTTTTCCTTCAACACTGATCCAGTCCACAATATGAAGCCTACTAGGGCTAACTGGCACATCAAAATATTTGATTAGAAAATATCCAATCTAACAATGAAAGAGGTTAGCATATGTTTCTAGAATATCATTATTTCCACCAATCATCAAAACTTCACTCTTCTGAAAATTTATCTTTAGATCAGACATCAACTTATACATATACAATAACATTTTAAGATTTGTAGCCTTCTCAACATCATTTTCAATACACAAGATGGTGTCATTATCATATTGTAGGATAGCAATACCATCCTCCAATAAGTGAGACACAAGACCagtgatttttttgtttttctgagCGGCATGAATCATTTTAGTCGAGCATTCTTGCTTTTGTGTATTGTGCTTTAATTTGTTTGATTTTATGTTCTGATGGAAGTAGCATTACCCCTGATAACTCTAGAACATGAAATTCTGATGACAATTGTGTTCGTCCTGGACTTGTAATTCTGTGAGAAAGGAAAAACACAGTTGTTACTTCTCTGTAACAGCATGAAAACCGTTGGTACCTTGGACCCTGCAGCCTGTGGATAATAATAACCTGAACCCAAGAACCAAAAGAATGAACTGGAGATGATGTTTCAGTAACTGTATTTATTCCCCTTTTGCTAGTGCCTCAACCCTTCTTCAACTGAGTCTGATAGTAACTACTCTTCAATTGAGATGCTGAATGAACTCACTACTGGGTTTTACTTCGCTGGTTGGGCCAACCTATACGTTTTGGGACAATCACGCAATGGTTTCATTTTTAGTTAGTTTCGGCAGAATacgattttcttagttctgctAGAGTTTTTGTTGTATGGAGCTGAACGTGCAACGTAGTTAATTGGACTACTGAAGGAACATTATGCTCTGCATTGTATCTATATGAAGAATGCCTATCTTGAAGATGATGTCTCTTTTGGTGATCTTTTTTgggaaatttgattatatgtccCAAAGTTAATCAACCTTTAATAATATATCTAAAGTTGATCATCATTTGATCATATGTTCCACATGGATTATTTTGTAACAAAGTTTAGCCTTCACCTCTCTTACCCAATACGAAATTTTATTACAAACTAGTCCCTGTGAGAAATATGACTAAAGGATGATCAACTTCGGACATATTATCAAATGTTGGTCAATTTTAggacatataatcaattttccCTCCTTTAAGCAGTTATGGATGGAAAAAAAGGCAATATTTGTACTCGAAATCCACACATTAACATTCCTCGGGTTGACGATTGCTGCACCATATATTCATTTTGAGGATAATTAATGGTACCCGAGCCAAAATCCCCAAGGAAACTTTGATGGGATCATATGCAGATTTTGGTTCCAAAATGATCAGAGGGAATAGTTTGTGTTCACCTCTTGTAGTGTAACTAATGGAAACTTGAAGGAGATAGATTCTGCATGCTCTTCTTTATATAATGAGGTTCTCTAGGACATGTTTTACTCTAAAATCAATGACTATCTTACTGCATGGCATCAAAAGTGAATACATTCTCCTTCTCTTAGCCCCATGAAATTATCTATGTTTGTTATAGATGTTTCATCGAGATTCGTGGTGGTGCTTATAGGCTGTTATCACAATCTTTGTTTCATCCTTTATTGACCACCtttttattctaaaaaaaaatgaaattctaTGGACAATGTATAGTGTcttgttgatgatttttataTACTTCCTtatataactaatatttctgTTTGTGTGAATAACCATTCTCTCTTGTTGCCGTGTTTCTCCTTTcaatccttttccttttcaaacTGGTTTCTGCATGCATGAATTTGTCCGTTACTGATTAATGGTAATTTTGTTCTTCCCCATTTTTCTGGAGATTTAATGTTATCTTGTACATTTTTTAGGATATACTTTCCAAACTTGGATTTGATTATCTTGTTTTGTATCCTCATCTCCTGTTCCATCTGCAAGTATGGCCAGTGGCATCCGAAAGCAACTTCTAGCTGAG
This genomic window from Phragmites australis chromosome 7, lpPhrAust1.1, whole genome shotgun sequence contains:
- the LOC133924674 gene encoding trihelix transcription factor ENAP1-like; translation: MASPSPSPPANAAAFASGRRVPPPCWTPDETLALARAYTARRLAVGREHLTSADWAAVAAASPSKTARQCRHKVEKLRRRLRSSRRRPCPLLDAIDLLDSPSPPVLSQTQSPSLSLSPPPAVSPPSPPASPPRKRRQDDTGDEDGLCDVVGALRAIGEGFLRAEERRMEAARETQRMRMEMALRHLDAQRRLMDALVGRIVDALE